Part of the Siniperca chuatsi isolate FFG_IHB_CAS linkage group LG6, ASM2008510v1, whole genome shotgun sequence genome, AGACTATcaaaaataatgatattttcATAGTGTATTTAGATGGTGGTGCATTTGGCTTtagttatattttatattagtaTCCAGATGAGGATGCAGCCGCTATGAACGAATGCTGAAGCCACTTTGCTTGAGGTTCCTATAATGGCCACTAGATGCTGGCTTCACCGCTTTGATCCACTGCTCTTGGGAGCTTTCTCACACTCTGTCTTTGATTGAACATTGTGAACCTTTTTTTAATAGGATAACTGTTTGCATGGTTACATGTATAGGACCTGCAACACCAGCAAACTTCCAATTACCACAAACCAACAGACACAGTAAATCTAGGACATTTAGAGCTTACAAATAAGAGAGTTTCAGCTCTGACTTTGTTAATAGTTAACCTCTTCTTGCTGCATCaatacacttttttcacaaGGAGGCAGTGTTGTCCTTTTATTGAGTTAATAAGCGATCAAACAGAGTGAACGGAGGTACTGAGAGAACATGGTGAGAGAGCAACAGTTTATTGTTTATAAAAATGGTACCACCaaacaaaatttttatttgtatcaTTTGGTAACATCAAAGTAAAGCATATTTTGATTCAATCTTTGCAAAGCAAGCAAGCCAGACTTGGGTCTGACAGTCTTATTGCTATGGAATCAGTCTCAATTCTTAGCTCTCCAATGTTATACAAACAGTAAATTCAAATATCAAGTGTTCGATCTATTAGAGCTTTCCATTATGCTCCATAATCGAAATGATCCAGCTTCTGTAGTCAGGAATCTTAGCGTAACTATAGATTGACCAGCCACTTGCGTTtggtgtggaggaggaggacaccACTCCGTATACCTTCCCATCTTCGCAGACCAGTGGACCACCAGAGTCTCCCTGGAAGTACATGCACAGTATGCAGTGAGTGAACAGTGAATTAATTATTGTGGTTGGCCAACGTTTGTTTGTCCATGTTATGTTAGAAAAATGTACGTACCTCACCCGGTCCAGTCTTTCCCTCAGAGCAGTATGAGTTTTCCTTACGACACAGCTCACTGTCAATGAGTGTTACATTGGTTTCCATGAGTACGAGAGACATATATTTTTCCACCCTGTCTGTTGTTCCCCAGCCGGAGAGTATACATGATTTTGGCAGAGAGCCATCATCTTGGCCTGCGAGAGGAATGGGTTTCACATTTTCGCTGAACTTGGCCTTGGAGCTCAACTTGAGGAACAAGGAGAgatagaaatatattttaaagataTAAACATCaatctgtacagtattttaGTGCTTCTCTTGATTAATGCATTCAATAGAGCATTTGCAAATAACATGATGACAAttgcaaataataaaatgatgaaaaaaaggctaaatcaaatacttttttttttcttttaccttaaGGAGCATAATGTCATTTTTGTAATCAGTTGCATTGTAGTCTTTACGTGGAAATGTTTGTTTCACAGTTACACGCTGTATTTCACCACTGTTATGGACATCGTGAACTCCCAGTAAGACTGCGTAGGACCTGAAATGacataattaaaatattgaaaGACTTGAATTTATGTCGCAATTCATGAAGCTGTCATGAAGCATATTTGGCAAATAGGTATCATTTATTGGTGCATTTTAAATTGAAGTCTCAAGGCATAAGTCTAAGTTGTCGTTGGGATGAGAAATTCAGGGGCCCCAGAATTCCCAGCAGGTTAACATAAAGTGTGTTAAACTGACTTGGCATGGCAGTGGGCTGCAGTCATCACAAAATCCTCATTCAGAAGGAAGCCAcagcagtgttgtgttttaccATTCTGCATGTGCCGCTCCAAAAGCACCATGTATGGCCTGCTATGTGGCACAGCCTCATGACCACCAACGATTTCCCCTGTATGAACTGGGAAAAATGCATATAATTGACCAAAGAAGCTGATTAAATAAGTTGAACTATCCTCACGCACTGTATGTCTCCCAGTACGGAGAGTGGAATGTAGTTTGTCATGTACTGTGGTATAAACTGCATGCTATAACACCCTGTGTGaaacaatacaatatataatgCCACAAAAAATAAACTTACCTTGGCCATCAAGAGTCAGCAGAAGTATGAGTATTACCAGTTTACAGTGGATAAACATGGTGAGATCACAGTCCAGCTGAGTGACTGAAAAGCAGTGGCACACATCACTGACATCTTCAGTCTTTAAATGCTTCCTTGtataagagagagaagggagtgTTTGTAGTttgcatatttatattcatGAGGAGGACACCTCTATCACCTCCAGAGCATGACAAAGGTTAGATTTTCATAGCACAAGTCTAAAGTTTTTAGACAATGTGTAGTAGCTGTGGTTAATGTGTGTTACATACATTATATTGATGCCTCTGTGGTAACACACACAGCCTTGTGTCTGCTAAACCTTATACAATTAATTTCTCTTTCCAACAAATTAATCCTGAATTGTGCAACAGGCTGCAGTTAGTCAGTACAATTTCTATAGAGCTAGATAGCTACTGTGTAACAGTATATATCTCAGCACAATAACCCCTCTTACCAAAATTGATAACTGAGAAGTTGAATGGCAACATGAATTTATGGCAGGCTTTTTGGTGCTAGTACAAAACTTCTATTCACATTAATGATGTTCTTCACAACAGAAAGAAATTCACATATCTGAAAAGCAGCAATCACTTTAACAGACAGCAATTATGATACTGCAATTGATTTACTGCCAAACATATTTAGAAGAAGGGACCTCAttataaatgtacataagtCAAGGCTGCTGAACCTCAGCCCTGTAATAAAATCATCTGATATCAAGGCTCTGACACAGTTATATGATAAATGTGAAATTCAGATCGGAAGCCTGGCGTCACTGGGTGTAGTACAGACACTTATGGAAATCTACTAAACCCACTACTGCTGCAGATGATTCCAGGTGATATGGCTCTTGACTATAGCCAACAGAGGGGAGAAACTGAATGAAAAGTGCTTGATATTTTTAAGTTCCTACAGAAGGTGGGTCAGAGCCAAGAGAGAGCTTTGCCAATGACAAGGTcccacacacagaaagagaggcagTCTTTTCACAAGCCATGTAAGTCATATTTCACCAGTGAATTCAGATTAAAGAAGCCAAACTAGGCATCTGCAGCCACACTATGCTTAGCTAGCCAGAGGACACAAAACTGCTTATTTTGTGAGAGTGCTGAACACAAACCTAAGGGATTTCCAGACCACAAGGTTGATGCATGCAAGTAAAAATTGATC contains:
- the LOC122877959 gene encoding granzyme B-like — protein: MFIHCKLVILILLLTLDGQVHTGEIVGGHEAVPHSRPYMVLLERHMQNGKTQHCCGFLLNEDFVMTAAHCHAKSYAVLLGVHDVHNSGEIQRVTVKQTFPRKDYNATDYKNDIMLLKLSSKAKFSENVKPIPLAGQDDGSLPKSCILSGWGTTDRVEKYMSLVLMETNVTLIDSELCRKENSYCSEGKTGPGEGDSGGPLVCEDGKVYGVVSSSSTPNASGWSIYSYAKIPDYRSWIISIMEHNGKL